A DNA window from Polynucleobacter sp. AP-Titi-500A-B4 contains the following coding sequences:
- the dapB gene encoding 4-hydroxy-tetrahydrodipicolinate reductase, which yields MKIAIAGATGRMGRMLIEAVLNTSDAQLVGALEHSTCPQLGEDAGAFLGKKTGVEISSDVAGVLANAEFLIDFTRPEGTMAHLAVAEKTGTKMIIGTTGLSADQIAHLKKASATLAIVFAPNMSVGVNATFKLLEIAAKMLNQGYDIEIIEAHHRHKVDAPSGTALKMGEVIAEALGEKLDDLAVYAREGHTGERKAGSIGFATIRGGDIVGDHTVLFAGDGERIEISHKSSSRQSYAQGSLRAARFLQKQNSGLYDMQDVLGLRK from the coding sequence ATGAAGATTGCAATTGCTGGAGCAACGGGTCGAATGGGTAGGATGTTGATTGAGGCGGTTCTCAATACCTCAGATGCTCAGCTTGTAGGTGCCCTTGAGCATTCAACTTGCCCACAATTGGGTGAAGATGCTGGCGCTTTCTTGGGCAAAAAGACGGGTGTCGAGATTTCATCGGATGTTGCTGGGGTATTAGCAAATGCTGAGTTTCTGATCGATTTCACAAGGCCTGAGGGCACTATGGCGCATTTGGCTGTGGCTGAAAAAACGGGTACTAAGATGATCATTGGTACCACTGGTTTAAGCGCAGACCAAATCGCTCATCTGAAAAAGGCTTCTGCAACATTAGCGATCGTGTTTGCACCCAATATGAGCGTGGGTGTTAATGCCACATTCAAATTGCTAGAGATTGCAGCCAAGATGCTCAATCAAGGATATGACATTGAAATTATTGAGGCTCACCATCGTCATAAGGTAGATGCGCCATCTGGTACTGCTTTGAAAATGGGTGAAGTAATTGCAGAGGCTCTCGGTGAGAAATTAGATGACCTTGCTGTCTACGCCCGTGAAGGACATACTGGTGAGCGCAAAGCAGGATCAATTGGTTTTGCAACCATTCGTGGTGGCGATATTGTGGGAGATCACACCGTATTGTTTGCAGGTGATGGTGAGCGCATTGAGATTAGCCATAAATCATCAAGCCGCCAGTCATACGCCCAGGGCTCACTGCGCGCAGCCCGCTTCTTACAAAAGCAAAATTCAGGTCTTTATGACATGCAAGATGTTCTTGGCTTGCGCAAATAA
- a CDS encoding outer membrane protein assembly factor BamE codes for MVVAIFGLLGMGGCTSAVNETQRAWMNKIFQPYVPDIVQGNFISSEQYAKLQLGMTREQVRQILGTPLLASYFHANRWDYVFEFKRAGQRIGKERVVTVYFDGDKLVKFEGDALPTDVELVAEIDNYAKTKRSFWDVMTGSNKPPVTPPLQQPERLVPSPTDNLPKGAAIPPVPAASTGSFWDFFGSSKTADGQVSQPETLGPGAMNIPPATEKKQ; via the coding sequence TTGGTCGTTGCCATATTTGGCTTGCTAGGAATGGGCGGTTGTACTTCGGCGGTTAATGAAACTCAGCGCGCCTGGATGAACAAAATTTTTCAGCCCTATGTTCCGGATATAGTTCAGGGCAACTTTATTTCGAGTGAGCAATACGCTAAATTACAACTGGGTATGACACGTGAGCAGGTACGCCAAATTTTGGGTACTCCATTGTTAGCAAGCTATTTCCATGCGAACCGTTGGGATTATGTTTTTGAATTTAAACGCGCTGGTCAGCGAATAGGTAAAGAGCGAGTTGTCACTGTCTATTTTGATGGCGATAAATTAGTTAAATTTGAAGGCGATGCATTGCCTACAGATGTGGAGCTAGTTGCTGAGATTGATAACTACGCTAAAACGAAGCGTTCTTTTTGGGATGTCATGACAGGTTCAAATAAGCCGCCAGTGACCCCGCCTTTGCAGCAGCCAGAAAGGTTAGTGCCAAGCCCAACGGATAACTTGCCTAAGGGGGCTGCGATACCTCCCGTACCAGCTGCGAGTACAGGTTCCTTTTGGGACTTCTTTGGCTCATCAAAGACGGCAGATGGTCAAGTATCGCAACCTGAAACTTTGGGGCCTGGTGCGATGAATATCCCGCCAGCCACTGAGAAAAAGCAGTAG